One region of Emys orbicularis isolate rEmyOrb1 chromosome 4, rEmyOrb1.hap1, whole genome shotgun sequence genomic DNA includes:
- the LOC135877743 gene encoding zinc finger BED domain-containing protein 5-like, whose protein sequence is MVASHSGFSSPHCGKSTSNDHDGPGKSLTKKRKYDDDYIKYGFTCIGDQECPKPLCVICGDVLANSSLKPSLLRRHLETRHPAQLDKPVDFFKRKLAERKGDITSFISKASTDNENALEASYRVSYRVAKASEAHTIAESLIGPCIKDVVHCMLGEKAAKRIDMVPLSNNSLSRRINDMSNNVETTIVQSVKNSPYYAIQLDESTDVANLAILLLFVRYVNEGLVEEDLLFCRPLEERTTGEDIFNLTNAYFQEKEIDWSHCLSICTDGATSMTGKYTGFVARTKKVASKVSWTHCSIHRQALATKHMPEGLKEVLDNAVKMVNFIKSRPTNSRIFHVLCEEMGSIHDCLLTHTEVRWLSWGKILVRLFELRTEILVFFNSHPFHLASCMENNVWLQSLAYLADIFSRINDLNLSLQGLNITVFNVQDRVESMIKKLQFWESCLENNQTECFSNLHDFLAEHKLQLDQCTKTNITAHLKGLCTTFRDYFPAISGDNDWIRNPFDDTTFSTQILNTEEKEKLIEISCDYELRRSFRNLSLINFWLSLRNEYPLLAEKAAAVLLPFSTTYLCEKVFSSYAHLKTKYRNRLDAEPDLRLYLSPKVPDFKELCRAKQAHPSH, encoded by the coding sequence GTCCACACTGTGGAAAATCTACAtctaatgatcatgatggtcctggaaagtcacttacaaagaaaagaaaatatgatgatgattatataaaatatggctttacatgCATTGGTGATCAAGAATGTCCAAAACCACTGTGTGTGATTTGTGGTGATGTTCTAGCAAACAGCAGCCTCAAACCTTCTCTACTTCGGCGCCATTTAGAAACTAGGCATCCTGCACAACTCGACAAGCCTGTTGATTTTTTCAAGCGAAAATTAGCTGAGAGGAAAGGTGACATTACCAGTTTTATATCCAAAGCAAGTACTGATAATGAAAATGCACTTGAAGCATCATACCGCGTGAGCTACCGAGTAGCTAAAGCATCAGAAGCCCATACCATAGCAGAGAGCTTGATTGGTCCATGTATAAAAGACGTAGTTCATTGCATGCTcggagaaaaggctgcaaaaaggattgACATGGTACCTTTGTCCAATAATTCGTTGTCACGAAGAATTAATGACATGTCAAATAACGTAGAGACCACAATTGTACAGAGTGTGAAAAACAGTCCATATTATGCTATACAGTTGGATGAATCAACTGATGTAGCTAATCTAGCTATTTTGCTACTGTTTGTACGTTATGTGAATGAAGGTCTGGTTGAAGAAGACTTGTTGTTTTGCCGACCACTGGAAGAACGTACAACTGGAGAAGATATCTTCAATCTGACTAatgcatattttcaagaaaaggaaatagattggTCCCATTGCCTAAGCATTTGCACTGATGGGGCCACATCAATGACGGGGAAGTATACTGGATTTGTAGCTCGAACAAAAAAGGTTGCATCAAAAGTCTCTTGGACTCATTGCAGCATCCATAGACAAGCCCTCGCAACAAAACACATGCCTGAGGGactgaaggaagtgctggacaatgcagtgaaaatggtgaatttcataaaatcacggccaacaaattccagaatatttcacGTACTTTGTGAAGAAATGGGTAGTATACACGATTGTCTGTTGACCCATACTGAAGTTAGATGGCTCTCATGGGGCAAAATCCTGGTGCGCTTGTTTGAGCTTAGAACGGAAATCCTAGTTTTTTTCAACAGCCACCCTTTCCACCTTGCCAGCTGTATGGAAAATAATGTCTGGCTCCAGAGCCTAGCTTATTTAGCAGATATTTTCTCAAGAATTAATGACCTAAATTTATCTCTTCAAGGTCtcaatataacagttttcaatgtgCAAGACCGAGTTGAATCCATGATAAAGAAGTTGCAGTTCTGGGAAAGTTGTTTGGAAAACAATCAAACTGAGTGTTTCAGTAATCTtcatgacttcctggcagaacataaacttcagttggatcagtgcactaaaaccaatataactgcacacctaaaaggactttgcacaacATTCAGGGATTACTTTCCAGCTATATCAGGCGATAATGACTGGATTCGCAACCCTTTTGATGATACCACTTTCTCAACACAGATATtgaacactgaggaaaaagagaaattgattgagATCTCCTGTGATTACGAACTGAGAAGGAGTTTCAGAAATCTGTCACtgatcaacttttggctgagtttaagaaacgagtacccccttctggcagaaaaagctgctgcagttttgttaccattttcaacaacatacttatGCGAGAAAGTGTTTTCCTcgtatgcacatctgaaaacgaaatacagaaacagacttgatgccgaaccagacctgagactttatctttctccaAAGGTTCCGGACTTcaaagagctatgcagagcaaagcaagcgcatccatcacactga